The Streptomyces sp. NBC_00335 DNA window CCGCGCACTGCCCTGCGCAGTAGTCGGCGTAGTCGGCAATGCCTGCGGGGGCGATGGCGATCGGGAGCGGCGCGGGAGCGCCGGCCGCCGGGGCGGCCGGTGTCAGAAGGGCCGCTCCGAGGGCGATGAGTGCGGTGGCGACGGCAGTTCTCATGCGCGTGGTGGGGCGTCGCATACGTGCTCCTCCGTGGGGGGCAGGAACCGGTCACGGGGAGGGTACTGGCAGGTGCTACCACTCAGTAAGATGAACGACCGTCACTTTTTGTCCGTACGGGGCCTCGCACCCCGGACATCCCGCGCCGGACCTCGCACGACGGACCTCGCGCGTGGGAAAACCCGTTGCCCCGGACCGACCCGCCGGGCGAAGCTCCACGGCATGTCACAAAGCACCGCAGAGACCAGCACGCGCACCCGACGCGGCGTCACCGACCTCTTCGCCGCCGACGGCCGCCTGACGGCGATCCCGCGCAAGGCCGCCCGCCGCGAGCAGTTGCTCGCCCACCTCACCGAGACCCTCTTCGCGGCGGACCGCGCGTACACCGAGCCGGAGGTGAACGGCCTGCTGCTCACCGTCCACGAGGACTGCGCGGCACTGCGGCGGTACCTGGTCATCGCCGGGCACCTCACCCGCACCCGCGACGGCTCCGGCTACCGGCGGGCCACGACCACCCTGTAGTGGGTCGTCAGCCGGCCGTCCTCGCCGATCACGTGGAAGGCCACGGCCGGCGGCTCGTCCGCGTGGATGTACTCGTTTTCCCCGGACGCCGCCTCCCACGGGAGCCGCGTCGTGGACACCACGCCCGGCGCCACGAGTAGCGGCCGCCCCGCGAAGGTGGTCGCCGCGCCGGTGTGGGTGTGCCCGCACAGGAACGCCGTCAGGTGCGGGTGCCGCTCGGCCAGCGCCGCCAGCCGCTCCTCGCCGAACTGCCGGATGCCGTCCACGTAAGGGATGTGCAGCGGGACGGGCGGGTGGTG harbors:
- a CDS encoding DUF2087 domain-containing protein; translated protein: MSQSTAETSTRTRRGVTDLFAADGRLTAIPRKAARREQLLAHLTETLFAADRAYTEPEVNGLLLTVHEDCAALRRYLVIAGHLTRTRDGSGYRRATTTL